The following proteins are co-located in the Eublepharis macularius isolate TG4126 chromosome 5, MPM_Emac_v1.0, whole genome shotgun sequence genome:
- the LOC129330922 gene encoding WAP four-disulfide core domain protein 5-like: protein MKTYSIVVCLALLALWVELPSASGQSIWKPGACPRDNRVCISNEDDLCRSDADCKGQKKCCYNACAKRCVLPVKVKPGSCPLDPTACLPGGRVLCYGDFDCPGSQKCCSYECVVQCKDPV, encoded by the exons ATGAAGACATACAGTATCGTCGTCTGCCTGGCTCTTCTTGCTCTTTGGGTAGAGCTTCCATCTGCATCTGGACAGAGTATTT GGAAACCTGGAGCTTGTCCACGAGATAACAGAGTATGCATTAGTAACGAGGATGATCTGTGTAGAAGTGATGCTGATTGCAAAGGACAGAAGAAATGCTGCTATAACGCATGTGCGAAGCGTTGTGTACTCCCCGTGAAAG TAAAGCCTGGATCCTGTCCACTTGATCCAACAGCATGCCTTCCTGGAGGGCGTGTTCTTTGTTATGGTGACTTTGACTGTCCTGGATCTCAAAAGTGCTGTTCCTATGAGTGTGTGGTGCAATGTAAAGACCCCGTATAA